The Sinomonas sp. P10A9 genome includes a window with the following:
- a CDS encoding ABC transporter permease, whose protein sequence is MVTYVVRRLITAALILLGASFLVYNLTALSGDPLEEFRASNLPNAAQLMQARSQLLDLDTPAPIRYFKWLGGAAGCLVGNCDLGKNLVGQPVTQALGQALVQTLTLVTGATILAILIGVALGIVTALRQYSALDYGVTFLAFLFFSLPIFWIAVLLKEYGAIGFNNFLAHPDIPLPVALGIGLVIGIFAAVVTSGAVRRKATVGAIAFAFVTLVLIVASLTQWFRFPGLGLGVVVIAGVGIAFAVTVLTAGLQNRRALYAALTAVLVGAVVYFPVQPLLNLATPLMILILAVVAVGVGIAAGYFWGGYDRSQSMRAGAITAFVVAFMVLLDRFMQSWPAYFDNRSIRGRPIATIGAGTPNLQGDFWISGIDSFTHLILPTAALILISLASYTRYTRSSMLEVMNMDYIRTARAKGVSERSVVMRHAFRNALIPIATVVALDIGQLIGGAVITETVFSVRGMGFMFLDGISHVDPNPVMGVFVCVAITALAFNLIADLVYSALDPRVRVK, encoded by the coding sequence ATGGTGACTTACGTCGTCCGGCGCCTCATCACCGCAGCATTGATCCTTCTCGGCGCGTCGTTCCTGGTGTACAACCTCACGGCGCTCTCGGGGGACCCGCTTGAGGAATTCCGCGCCAGCAATCTCCCGAATGCCGCCCAACTCATGCAGGCGCGCTCCCAACTCCTGGATCTGGACACCCCAGCTCCCATCCGCTACTTCAAATGGCTCGGGGGAGCCGCCGGATGCCTCGTCGGCAACTGCGACCTCGGAAAGAACCTGGTCGGCCAGCCAGTCACTCAGGCGCTTGGCCAGGCACTCGTGCAGACTCTGACCCTCGTCACGGGTGCCACCATCCTCGCGATCCTCATTGGCGTGGCCCTCGGCATCGTGACGGCCCTGCGCCAGTACAGCGCGCTCGACTACGGCGTCACGTTCCTCGCGTTCCTGTTCTTCTCGCTCCCGATCTTCTGGATCGCCGTCCTCCTCAAGGAGTACGGGGCCATCGGGTTCAACAACTTCCTGGCCCATCCGGACATCCCGCTCCCGGTCGCCCTCGGGATCGGCCTCGTCATCGGGATCTTTGCGGCCGTCGTCACCAGTGGTGCGGTCCGCCGCAAGGCCACCGTGGGGGCCATCGCCTTCGCGTTCGTGACGCTCGTCCTCATCGTGGCGAGCCTCACGCAGTGGTTCCGCTTCCCTGGCCTCGGGCTGGGAGTCGTCGTCATCGCGGGGGTCGGAATCGCCTTCGCCGTCACGGTCCTCACCGCAGGCCTGCAGAACCGTCGCGCGCTGTATGCCGCGCTTACCGCCGTCCTGGTTGGGGCTGTGGTCTACTTCCCCGTCCAGCCGCTGCTGAACCTCGCGACGCCGCTCATGATCCTGATCCTCGCGGTCGTCGCCGTCGGGGTGGGCATCGCGGCGGGCTACTTCTGGGGCGGCTACGACCGCAGCCAGAGCATGCGCGCCGGCGCCATTACGGCATTCGTGGTTGCGTTCATGGTGCTCCTTGACCGATTCATGCAGTCGTGGCCCGCGTATTTCGACAACAGAAGCATCAGGGGCCGGCCGATCGCCACCATCGGTGCCGGAACCCCCAACCTGCAGGGAGACTTCTGGATCTCAGGCATCGACTCCTTCACCCACCTCATCCTGCCGACGGCCGCCCTCATCCTCATCTCGCTCGCGAGCTACACGCGCTACACGCGCTCGTCGATGCTCGAGGTCATGAACATGGACTACATCCGCACGGCGCGTGCCAAGGGCGTGAGCGAGCGGAGCGTCGTCATGCGCCACGCCTTCCGCAACGCTCTCATCCCGATCGCGACCGTCGTCGCCCTCGACATCGGCCAGCTGATCGGCGGCGCGGTGATCACCGAGACGGTGTTCTCCGTCCGCGGGATGGGTTTCATGTTCCTCGACGGCATCTCGCACGTGGACCCGAACCCGGTCATGGGCGTGTTCGTGTGCGTCGCGATCACGGCCCTCGCGTTCAACCTCATCGCGGACCTCGTCTACTCCGCGCTCGATCCTCGCGTAAGGGTGAAGTGA
- a CDS encoding phosphoketolase family protein, whose amino-acid sequence MTDTASKTHLTRGQVEDLHRWWRAANYLSVGQIYLRDNPLLKEPLAKEHVKKRLLGHWGTTTGLNFIYAHLNRAIVDRDQAMLFVTGPGHGGPANVANAYLEGTYSEIYTRFGDDEASLRELFRQFSYPGGIPSHAAPETPGSISEGGELGYSLAHAFGAAFDNPDLVVACVVGDGEAETGPLSTSWQSTAFLEAARDGAVLPILHLNGYKIANPTVLARRPEDQVRKYFEGLGWAPRFVTVADPSAQPQAHRDFAEALDDCLDAIAAIQTRAREAESAGERPRDSVPEPWPMIVFRSPKGWTGPAVVDGKPVEGTWRAHQVPLNEIHENPEHLAELEAWMRSYRPEELFTHDGARSPELASLAPSGNRRMSATPYANGGRILRDLKLPATDAHMIPVEAPGVVRAGAMTNLGGWMREVIRANPDNFRLFGPDETASNRLQDVYEVTDKVWQERIEDVDEHLARAGRVMEVLSEHLCQGWLEGYLLTGRHGVFTSYEAFVHIVDSMFNQHAKWLKVHRELPWRMPVASLTYLLSSHVWQQDHNGFSHQDPSFIDHVVNKKAEVVRVYLPVDANTLVSTMDHCLRSRDYVNVVVAGKALSLQWFSPAEAELHCARGIGILEFAGNEAPGEEPDVVLGCAGDVPTGEAIAAAQILRRDLPDLKVRVVNAVDLMRLQDEREHPHGLPDREFDALFTKDKPIVFAYHGYPWLIHRLTYRRTNHGNLHVRGYVEEGTTTTPFDMAMLNRIDRFHLAIDVLDRVPGLALRHAGLRQRYMDELAEARSATREFGEDSAEIRDWTLEPR is encoded by the coding sequence GTGACGGACACCGCAAGCAAGACGCACCTGACCCGTGGACAGGTCGAGGACCTCCACCGCTGGTGGCGGGCCGCGAACTACCTCTCGGTCGGCCAGATCTACCTGCGCGACAACCCGCTCCTGAAGGAGCCCCTCGCGAAGGAACACGTCAAGAAGCGCCTACTGGGCCACTGGGGCACCACTACTGGCCTGAACTTCATCTACGCCCACCTCAACCGGGCCATCGTCGATCGCGATCAGGCCATGCTCTTCGTCACGGGCCCGGGCCACGGCGGTCCCGCGAACGTCGCCAATGCCTACCTCGAGGGCACCTACTCGGAGATCTACACCCGTTTCGGTGACGACGAGGCGTCCCTCCGCGAGCTCTTCAGGCAGTTCTCCTACCCCGGAGGGATTCCGAGCCACGCGGCCCCCGAGACGCCTGGATCGATCAGCGAAGGGGGCGAGCTCGGCTACTCGCTGGCGCACGCCTTCGGCGCCGCCTTCGACAACCCGGACCTCGTCGTGGCGTGCGTTGTGGGGGATGGCGAGGCCGAGACGGGGCCGCTCTCCACGAGCTGGCAGTCGACGGCGTTCCTCGAGGCGGCGCGTGACGGCGCCGTCCTGCCGATCCTGCACCTCAACGGCTACAAGATCGCCAATCCCACCGTCTTGGCCAGGCGTCCGGAGGACCAGGTGAGGAAGTACTTTGAGGGCCTCGGGTGGGCCCCTCGCTTCGTCACGGTCGCGGATCCTTCTGCCCAGCCCCAGGCGCACCGCGACTTCGCCGAGGCTCTGGACGACTGCCTCGATGCGATCGCCGCCATCCAGACGCGGGCCCGGGAAGCGGAGAGCGCGGGGGAGCGGCCTCGCGACTCGGTGCCCGAGCCGTGGCCCATGATCGTGTTCCGATCCCCGAAGGGGTGGACCGGCCCTGCGGTGGTGGACGGGAAGCCGGTCGAGGGGACCTGGCGCGCGCATCAGGTACCGCTCAACGAGATCCACGAGAACCCGGAGCACCTCGCCGAGCTCGAGGCGTGGATGCGCTCCTACCGCCCGGAAGAGCTCTTCACGCACGACGGCGCCCGCTCGCCCGAGCTGGCCAGCCTCGCCCCGAGCGGAAACCGACGCATGAGCGCAACGCCCTACGCCAACGGCGGCCGGATCCTGCGGGACCTGAAGCTCCCTGCCACCGACGCGCACATGATCCCGGTGGAGGCGCCCGGCGTCGTGCGTGCGGGGGCGATGACCAACCTCGGAGGCTGGATGCGCGAGGTGATCCGCGCGAATCCGGACAACTTCCGGCTTTTCGGCCCCGACGAAACTGCTTCCAACCGCCTCCAGGACGTCTACGAGGTCACGGACAAGGTGTGGCAGGAGCGCATCGAGGACGTCGACGAGCACCTCGCGCGCGCCGGCAGGGTCATGGAGGTGCTGAGCGAGCACCTGTGCCAGGGCTGGCTCGAGGGCTACCTCCTGACGGGCCGCCACGGGGTCTTCACGTCCTACGAGGCATTTGTGCACATCGTCGACTCGATGTTCAACCAGCACGCGAAATGGCTCAAGGTCCACCGCGAGCTGCCGTGGCGCATGCCTGTCGCCTCACTGACCTACCTGCTCTCGAGCCACGTATGGCAGCAGGACCATAACGGGTTCTCCCATCAGGACCCTAGCTTCATCGACCATGTGGTGAACAAGAAGGCCGAGGTCGTGCGCGTCTACCTCCCCGTGGATGCGAACACGCTCGTGTCCACGATGGACCACTGTCTCCGCAGCCGCGACTACGTGAACGTGGTGGTTGCCGGGAAGGCGCTCTCGCTCCAATGGTTCAGCCCTGCCGAGGCCGAGCTGCACTGCGCCCGCGGGATCGGAATCCTCGAGTTCGCGGGCAACGAGGCGCCGGGCGAGGAGCCCGACGTCGTGCTCGGCTGCGCCGGCGACGTGCCCACGGGGGAGGCGATCGCAGCCGCTCAGATACTGCGCCGCGACCTGCCCGATCTGAAGGTCCGCGTGGTCAACGCTGTGGACCTCATGAGGCTCCAGGACGAGCGCGAGCACCCGCACGGCCTGCCTGACCGCGAATTCGACGCGCTGTTCACGAAGGACAAGCCGATCGTGTTCGCATACCACGGATACCCCTGGCTCATCCACCGCCTCACGTACCGTCGCACCAACCACGGCAATCTCCACGTGCGGGGCTACGTTGAAGAGGGCACCACGACGACGCCGTTCGACATGGCCATGCTGAACAGGATCGACAGGTTCCACCTGGCCATCGACGTGCTCGACCGCGTGCCGGGTCTTGCACTGCGCCATGCCGGCCTTCGCCAGCGCTACATGGATGAGCTCGCGGAGGCGCGGTCCGCCACCCGGGAGTTCGGCGAAGATTCGGCTGAAATCCGTGACTGGACGCTTGAGCCGCGCTGA
- a CDS encoding ABC transporter family substrate-binding protein, translating to MRFGRISKAMSVAAVAAIALSACATQGGGSNTNTSSASAKQGGSATVVEVNAFNTFNPETADGNTDINSKISLATHMGFYYVDNKLNVIHNEKFGHYEKTSDNPLTVKYTIADGVKWSDGTPVTAYDVALNWAAGSSYFDDASPDGKKGTAYFSTAGDPTGLNATNFPDVSSDGKTFTLTYTKPYADWELAIGASNNTIDIPAHVVAKKAGLADAKALFDLMKGMKKGDPASPQPANDTLKKAADFYNTGFDTKTLPGDTSLFLSNGAYVVKDMVPDQSMTLVRNKDYNWGPTPNLDQITIRYIGSAPAQIQALKNGEADIIAPQASSDTIQQLKGIPGVTVDQGNQLSYDHIDLNYTGPFADKDVRTAFMLTVPRQDILDKIIKQMDPNAKPLDSQIFVPQQAAYADSVKNNGSSAYDAVNIDKAKQLLAGKTPEVKIMYNKDNPNRVDAYTLIAASAAKAGFKIVDGGLGKSDWGKALGKGGYDATIFGWINPGVGVSGVPQIFKSGNGSNFNKFSDPDADKLMEQLVQTTDQSKQTDLEKQIDQKIWASSYGVPLFQAVGVDAYSDKVTGVKYMPNSSGVWWNFWEWATK from the coding sequence ATGCGTTTCGGGCGTATTTCCAAGGCGATGAGCGTGGCTGCGGTCGCAGCAATCGCGCTCAGCGCCTGCGCGACCCAAGGCGGCGGTTCGAACACGAACACCTCGTCGGCAAGCGCCAAGCAGGGTGGCAGCGCCACCGTCGTCGAGGTGAACGCGTTCAACACGTTCAACCCGGAAACTGCCGATGGCAACACGGACATCAACTCGAAGATCAGCTTGGCGACCCACATGGGCTTCTACTATGTGGACAACAAGCTGAACGTGATTCACAACGAGAAGTTCGGCCACTACGAGAAGACCTCGGACAACCCGCTCACGGTGAAGTACACGATTGCCGACGGCGTCAAGTGGTCCGACGGCACCCCGGTCACGGCGTACGACGTCGCCCTCAACTGGGCGGCCGGCTCGAGCTACTTCGACGACGCGAGCCCCGATGGCAAGAAGGGCACCGCCTACTTCTCGACGGCGGGAGACCCCACGGGCCTCAATGCCACGAATTTCCCGGATGTGTCCTCGGACGGCAAGACGTTCACCCTGACGTACACGAAGCCGTACGCCGACTGGGAGCTCGCGATCGGCGCCAGCAACAACACGATCGACATCCCGGCGCACGTCGTGGCGAAGAAGGCGGGCCTCGCCGATGCCAAGGCGCTCTTCGACCTGATGAAGGGCATGAAGAAGGGCGACCCGGCCAGCCCGCAGCCCGCGAATGACACGCTGAAGAAGGCCGCTGACTTCTACAACACGGGCTTCGACACGAAGACACTGCCGGGGGACACGAGCCTCTTCCTCTCCAATGGCGCGTACGTGGTCAAGGACATGGTCCCGGACCAGTCCATGACGCTCGTGCGGAACAAGGACTACAACTGGGGTCCGACTCCGAATCTGGACCAGATCACGATCCGCTACATCGGCTCGGCCCCTGCCCAGATTCAGGCCCTCAAGAACGGCGAGGCGGACATCATTGCCCCGCAGGCGTCGTCTGACACGATCCAGCAGCTCAAGGGCATCCCGGGCGTTACGGTCGATCAGGGCAACCAGCTCTCGTACGATCACATCGACCTGAACTACACGGGTCCGTTTGCCGACAAGGACGTGCGCACCGCCTTCATGCTCACGGTCCCGCGCCAGGACATCCTTGACAAGATCATCAAGCAGATGGACCCGAACGCGAAGCCGCTCGACTCGCAGATCTTCGTACCCCAGCAGGCGGCCTACGCCGACTCGGTGAAGAACAACGGCTCCTCGGCCTACGACGCGGTCAACATCGACAAGGCCAAGCAGCTCCTTGCCGGCAAGACGCCGGAAGTGAAGATCATGTACAACAAGGACAACCCGAACCGCGTCGACGCCTACACGCTCATCGCGGCGAGCGCGGCCAAGGCCGGCTTCAAGATCGTCGACGGCGGACTCGGCAAGTCGGACTGGGGCAAGGCGCTCGGCAAGGGCGGCTACGACGCGACGATCTTCGGCTGGATCAACCCGGGCGTGGGAGTCTCTGGCGTTCCGCAGATCTTCAAGAGCGGCAACGGCTCGAACTTCAACAAGTTCTCCGACCCGGATGCTGACAAGCTAATGGAGCAGCTCGTTCAGACGACCGATCAGAGCAAGCAGACCGACCTGGAAAAGCAGATCGACCAGAAGATCTGGGCTTCCTCGTACGGTGTCCCGCTCTTCCAGGCGGTCGGCGTGGACGCGTACAGCGACAAGGTCACCGGTGTGAAGTACATGCCGAACAGCAGCGGTGTCTGGTGGAACTTCTGGGAGTGGGCTACGAAGTAG
- a CDS encoding recombinase family protein, with the protein MTPARAAVYLRQSLDTTGEGLAVSRQREDCRALAAARGWTVVEEYLDNSISASDRRKVRPGYDRMIADFEAGRFQAIVCWDLDRLTRQPRQLEDWIDRAERQALLLATANGEADLTTDGGRMYARIKAAVARAEVERKSERQRRAALQRSEKGRPPLGVRLTGYTPNGDLVPAEAAFVATLFERFAEGDSLRSLTAWAAGRGIPTRRGAPWNPSTIRTLLMNPRYAGRAIYQGRETGRPGAWTPIVDDDLYTIVQARLTDPRRLTHQGTDRKHLGSGLYLCAVCGEPLSSWSGERYRCAAGHLTRAQKPIDALVLEVTRAWLRDGDNVRMLATRLAEPREEDRTAAEQVRVLRQRLARIDEDYDAGLIDGHRRRVAADRAQAELATAEAALQRAAAPAAAVLHAADPVAYFEGSSLMIRRAVLSMLFTVRVSPAPRGRKGFDPETVSFEWN; encoded by the coding sequence ATGACTCCCGCCCGCGCCGCCGTATACCTTCGCCAGTCCCTCGACACCACGGGCGAGGGCCTAGCCGTGAGTCGCCAGAGGGAGGACTGCCGCGCGCTGGCGGCGGCTCGCGGCTGGACCGTGGTCGAGGAGTACCTCGACAACTCCATATCCGCCTCCGACCGGCGCAAGGTTCGCCCCGGCTACGACCGCATGATCGCGGACTTTGAGGCTGGCCGATTCCAGGCGATTGTGTGCTGGGACCTCGACCGCCTGACCCGCCAGCCGCGCCAGCTGGAGGACTGGATCGACCGCGCCGAGAGGCAGGCGCTGCTCCTAGCGACAGCGAACGGCGAGGCCGACCTCACGACCGACGGCGGCAGGATGTACGCACGAATCAAGGCAGCCGTCGCCCGAGCGGAGGTCGAGCGCAAGTCCGAGCGCCAGCGCCGCGCCGCGCTTCAGCGCTCAGAGAAGGGACGTCCGCCGCTTGGAGTACGGCTGACCGGCTACACGCCGAACGGCGATCTGGTGCCCGCTGAGGCCGCGTTCGTGGCCACGCTGTTTGAGCGCTTTGCCGAGGGGGACTCCCTCCGCTCCCTCACGGCGTGGGCTGCTGGGCGGGGCATCCCCACGCGGCGGGGAGCGCCATGGAACCCCTCAACCATCCGCACGCTGCTGATGAACCCGCGCTACGCTGGCCGCGCCATCTATCAGGGCCGCGAGACCGGCAGGCCCGGTGCCTGGACCCCGATCGTGGATGATGACCTCTACACGATCGTCCAGGCGCGGCTCACGGACCCGCGCCGCCTCACCCATCAGGGCACGGACAGGAAGCACCTAGGCTCCGGGCTCTACCTATGCGCCGTATGTGGCGAGCCGCTGTCCTCGTGGTCCGGCGAGCGCTATCGCTGCGCGGCGGGGCACCTCACGCGGGCCCAGAAGCCCATCGACGCCCTCGTCCTCGAGGTCACCCGCGCATGGCTACGTGATGGTGACAACGTCCGCATGCTCGCGACGCGGCTGGCGGAGCCCCGGGAGGAGGACCGCACCGCCGCCGAGCAGGTACGCGTGCTCCGGCAGCGACTCGCGCGCATCGATGAGGACTACGACGCGGGGCTCATCGACGGCCACCGCCGCAGGGTCGCCGCCGACCGGGCGCAGGCCGAGCTAGCGACCGCCGAGGCCGCGCTCCAGCGCGCTGCCGCGCCCGCCGCTGCCGTGCTCCACGCGGCGGACCCGGTGGCCTACTTCGAGGGATCCAGCCTCATGATCCGGCGCGCCGTGCTGTCCATGCTGTTCACCGTCCGCGTGAGTCCAGCGCCGCGCGGCCGCAAGGGCTTCGACCCCGAGACGGTCAGCTTCGAGTGGAACTGA